The following proteins come from a genomic window of Panicum hallii strain FIL2 chromosome 8, PHallii_v3.1, whole genome shotgun sequence:
- the LOC112902910 gene encoding transmembrane 9 superfamily member 1, with the protein MLRRGVLLLAAVLLAVARPPHAYASEADHKYKAEEPVKLWVNKVGPYNNPQETYNYYSLPFCQPSENPTHKWGGLGEVLGGNELIDSQIDIKFLKNVDKGSICTIELDAQKVKQFSDAIESSYWFELFIDDLPLWGFVGETDKNNENKHYLYTHKNIVVKYNGNRIIHVNLTQESPKLLEAGKKLDMTYSVKWVQTNVAFARRFEVYLDYPFFEHQIHWFSIFNSFMMVIFLTGLVSMILMRTLRNDYAKYAREDDDLESLERDVNEESGWKLVHGDVFRPPRGLVFLSALVGIGTQLAALILLVIVLAIVGMLYVGRGAIITTFIVCYALTSFISGYVSGGLYSRNGGKNWIKSMILTASLFPFLCFSIGLVLNTIAIFYRSLAAIPFGTMVVIFVLWAFISFPLVLLGTVVGRNWSGAPNNPCRVKTIPRPIPEKKWYLTPSVISLMGGLLPFGSIFIEMYFVFTSFWNYKVYYVYGFMLLVFVILIIVTICVTIVGTYFLLNAENYHWQWTSFFSAASTALYVYLYSIYYYHVKTKMSGFFQTSFYFGYTLMFCIGLGILCGAVGYLGSTLFVRRIYRNIKCD; encoded by the exons ATGCTCCGCCGCGGCGTGCTCCTCCTGGCGGCTGTCCTCCTCGCCGTCGCGCGCCCACCTCACGCGTATGCCTCCGAGGCCGACCACAAG TACAAAGCAGAAGAACCGGTTAAGCTATGGGTAAACAAGGTTGGACCATACAATAACCCTCAAGAAACATACAACTATTACAGCCTCCCATTTTGTCAACCATCTGAAAACCCGACACATAAATGGGGTGGACTGGGAGAGGTCCTCGGTGGAAATGAGCTGATTGATAGTCAGATTGATATAAAATTCTTAA AAAATGTGGACAAGGGCTCCATTTGCACAATTGAACTTGATGCTCAAAAGGTTAAGCAATTTTCTGATGCCATTGAGAGCTCTTATTGGTTTGAGCTTTTCATAG ATGATCTGCCATTGTGGG GTTTCGTTGGGGAAACTGACAAAAACAATGAGAACAAGCACTACCTTTACACTCACAAGAACATTGTTGTTAAATACAATGGTAACAGG ATAATTCATGTCAATCTCACGCAAGAGTCACCTAAGCTTCTTGAAGCTGGTAAAAAGTTGGATATGACATATTCAGTAAAGTGGGTGCAAACAAATGTGGCATTTGCACGGCGTTTTGAAGTTTACTTGGACTACCCATTCTTTGAACATCAG ATCCATTGGTTCTCCATCTTCAATTCATTCATGATGGTTATTTTCTTGACTGGTTTAGTGTCAATGATATTGATGAGGACACTAAGAAATGATTATGCAAAATATGCTCGTGAAGATGACGACCTGGAATCACTT GAGCGAGATGTTAATGAGGAATCTGGATGGAAGCTTGTCCATGGAGATGTATTTCGGCCTCCTCGTGGTCTGGTGTTTCTTTCTGCCCTTGTTGGTATTGGCACTCAGTTGGCAGCTCTTATCCTGCTTGTGATTGTGTTGGCCATTGTTGGCATGTTATATGTTGG ACGAGGAGCTATCATCACAACCTTTATTGTGTGCTATGCTCTTACATCCTTCATCTCTGGATATGTTAGTGGTGGCCTTTATTCAAGGAATGGTG GCAAAAACTGGATAAAGTCCATGATCCTTACGGCATCCCTTTTTCCATTCTTGTGCTTCTCAATTGGATTAGTGTTAAACACCATTGCTATCTTCTACCGATCATTAGCAGCTATACCATTTGGCACAATGGTTGTCATATTTGTTCTTTGGGCTTTCATCTCCTTCCCATTGGTGCTATTGGGAACTGTAGTTGGCAGAAACTGGAGTGGTGCTCCCAACAACCCATGCCGTGTGAAAACGATTCCACGTCCTATTCCTGAAAAGAAGTGGTACCTTACACCTTCTGTTATTTCATTGATGGGTGGGCTTCTCCCCTTCGGCAGCATCTTCATTGAGATGTACTTTGTGTTCACTTCCTTCTGGAACTACAAG GTGTACTATGTTTATGGTTTCATGCTGCTGGTGTTTGTCATCCTTATAATAGTCACCATATGTGTCACTATTGTGGGTACTTATTTCTTGTTGAATGCTGAGAACTATCACTGGCAATGGACATCATTCTTCTCTGCTGCTTCTACTGCCTTGTATGTATATTTATACTCCATATACTATTATCATGTGAAGACAAAGATGTCAGGCTTCTTCCAGACAAGCTTCTACTTTGGTTACACCCTGATGTTCTGTATTGGATTGGGAATACTTTGCG GTGCTGTTGGCTATCTGGGCTCCACTCTATTTGTGAGGAGAATCTACAGAAATATCAAATGCGACTAA
- the LOC112902627 gene encoding FT-interacting protein 1-like: protein MKLVVEVAGARDLPARRGRGGVSPFVQVAFGGQRHATAVRPPGEANPTWNETLVFAVDARTARGGRSLSDGSIDVGVYHRRASGGKSCLGRVRLFGAAVAPSAEEAVLLRCPLDKPSFFASARGEVALRLYLAPYASPSTSAAAANAPAGNAYSSTYATTTFNDTASMDGPETVVGGASTQSAPATIKRKTKKKEPVQVFHSIPTQSSTGSLIFPPPPPPPPPFVPPTAGVPAKGADKKAPAPATADDAKAAEYLMVDKLEFLYVNVVRASNLPGMNLTLGIDPYVEVRVGNYSAATRHAVRNHYPEWNQVFAFSKDHLQSDVVEVIVKDRNLIVWDSFVGKVVLPIVDVPSSAPPNRPPAAQWYGLKGAKDGQWTGGEIMLAAWKGSQSDEAFAGALHAGAHDLSPSAVAATQAKSYHAPRLCYLRCHVMAAQDLVHPDRGRSRPSVFARVQLGAQRWETRASPSARWDQDFFLVAAWPFEEPLVITVMDGSSPGRHEVLGRLVLPKSSIKVQQFDKKKFKPPAPSWFDLEGPHSDGNGGGDGRDRGWRHEFRSKIQLCVYYDAAYHVLDELTTYASDFEPSAKQLRKPAPVGVLELTVLRATGLPSTKKRPNGGRAAVDAYCVAKYGQKWVRTRTLVDTASPSWQEQFTFDVFDPCTVLTVAVFGSHQLVGVGEDPRRGATDAPLGKVRIRVSTLGSGRRYEQPHPLFVLRPDRLARCGELHLAVRFTPTAWVSMLSLYLRPTLPNQHYAKPIPTHLLPALRRAAVDVVTARLARAEPPLRAEVVHYLLRDPSAHPSPAVPEFSAYSRRRSLAARARLRDVLAPVAALAAWLRGVRGWNHPPTTVLVQLLLLMLTWQPKLILPTFFLYLFAAGAWNYFRRRPAGPARMEHYADGVHPGMLEEEFDAGPASGTPPHLVEWRYLQLWEAAARVQTFIGDVATQGERAHALLAWRDGRATALALAAAAALAAVTYAVPFRALVAAAGLYATRHPLLRRRKGRPSALMCFFRRLPSNADVML, encoded by the coding sequence ATGAAGCTGGTGGTCGAGGTCGCCGGCGCGCGCGACCTGCCGGCgaggcggggccgcggcggcgtgtCCCCGTTCGTGCAGGTCGCGTTCGGCGGCCAGCGCCACGCGACGGCCGTGAGGCCGCCCGGCGAGGCCAACCCGACGTGGAACGAGACGCTCGTGTTCGCGGTCGACGCGAGGACGGCCCGCGGCGGGCGCAGCCTCTCGGACGGCTCCATCGACGTCGGGGTGTACCACCGGCGGGCCTCCGGCGGCAAGAGCTGCCTCGGTCGCGTCCGCCTGTTCGGCGCGGCCGTCGCGCCGTCCGCCGAGGAGGCCGTGCTCCTGCGCTGCCCCCTCGACAAGCCCAGCTTCTTCGCCTCCGCCCGCGGCGAGGTCGCGCTCCGGCTCTACTTGGCGCCGTACGCGTCGCCGTccacttccgccgccgccgccaacgcGCCGGCGGGGAATGCCTACTCCAGCACGTATGCTACGACGACCTTCAACGACACCGCCTCCATGGACGGTCCGGAGACGGTCGTCGGAGGCGCGAGCACGCAGTCAGCTCCAGCAACGATCAAGAGGAAAACCAAGAAGAAAGAGCCGGTGCAAGTGTTCCACTCCATCCCAACACAGTCCAGCACGGGGTCACTGatcttcccgccgccgccgccgccgccgccgccgttcgtgCCACCAACCGCCGGAGTCCCAGCAAAAGGTGCCGACAAGAAGGCGCCGGCGCCCGCCACCGCCGACGATGCCAAGGCGGCGGAGTACCTCATGGTCGACAAGTTGGAATTCCTCTACGTCAATGTAGTGCGCGCCTCCAACCTCCCCGGCATGAACCTCACATTGGGCATCGACCCCTACGTCGAGGTCCGGGTCGGGAACTACTCGGCGGCGACACGGCACGCGGTGAGGAACCACTACCCGGAGTGGAACCAAGTGTTCGCCTTCTCAAAGGATCACCTCCAATCAGATGTTGTAGAGGTGATTGTCAAGGACAGGAACCTCATTGTCTGGGACAGCTTCGTTGGGAAAGTTGTCCTGCCCATCGTCGACGTGCCAAGCTCGGCTCCTCCGAATCGCCCTCCGGCAGCGCAATGGTACGGGCTCAAGGGCGCCAAGGACGGCCAGTGGACCGGCGGCGAGATCATGCTCGCCGCATGGAAGGGGTCCCAGTCCGACGAGGCCTTCGCCGGCGCGCTGCACGCCGGCGCGCACGACCTCTCGCCGAGCGCCGTGGCTGCCACTCAGGCCAAGAGCTACCACGCGCCGCGGCTGTGCTACCTCCGGTGCCACGTCATGGCGGCGCAGGACCTGGTTCACCCTGACCGGGGCCGGTCGCGGCCGAGCGTGTTCGCGAGGGTGCAGCTCGGCGCGCAGAGGTGGGAGACCCGGGCGTCGCCGAGCGCCAGGTGGGACCAGGACTTCTTCCTCGTCGCGGCGTGGCCGTTCGAGGAGCCGCTGGTGATCACCGTCATGGACGGCTCCTCGCCGGGGCGGCACGAGGTGCTGGGCCGGCTCGTCCTCCCCAAGAGCAGCATCAAGGTGCAGCAGTTCGACAAGAAGAAGTTCAagccgccggcgccgtcgtGGTTCGACCTCGAGGGGCCGCATTCCGACGGGAACGGGGGCGGCGACGGCCGGGACAGGGGATGGCGCCACGAGTTCCGGAGCAAGATACAGCTGTGCGTCTACTACGATGCCGCGTACCACGTCCTCGACGAGCTGACGACGTACGCCAGCGACTTCGAGCCGTCGGCGAAGCAGCTCCGGAAGCCGGCGCCCGTCGGCGTCCTCGAGCTCACCGTCCTTCGAGCGACCGGCCTCCCGTCGACGAAGAAGCGCCCGaacggcgggcgggcggccgtCGACGCGTACTGCGTCGCCAAGTACGGGCAGAAGTGGGTCCGGACGCGCACGCTCGTCGACACGGCCTCGCCGAGCTGGCAGGAGCAGTTCACGTTCGACGTGTTCGACCCATGCACCGTGCTCACCGTCGCCGTCTTCGGCAGCCACCAGCTGGTCGGCGTCGGGGAGGACCCGCGGCGCGGTGCGACGGACGCGCCGCTGGGCAAGGTCCGCATCCGCGTCTCGACGCTGGGCTCCGGCCGCAGGTACGAGCAGCCGCACCCGCTGTTCGTGCTGCGGCCCGACCGGCTCGCCCGGTGCGGCGAGCTCCACCTCGCCGTGCGGTTCACGCCCACGGCGTGGGTGAGCATGCTGTCCCTGTACCTCCGCCCGACGCTGCCAAACCAGCACTACGCGAAGCCGATCCCGACGCACCTGCTCCCGGCGCTCCGGCGCGCCGCCGTGGACGTCGTCACCGCCAGGCTggcgcgcgccgagccgccgctgcgCGCGGAGGTCGTGCACTACCTCCTCCGCGACCCGTCGGCGCACCCGAGCCCCGCCGTGCCGGAGTTCTCGGCCTACAGCAGGCGCCGGTccctcgccgcgcgcgcgcgcctccgCGACGTGCTCGCCCCGGTCGCCGCGCTCGCGGCGTGGCTCCGGGGCGTCCGCGGCTGGAACCACCCGCCCACCACCGTCCTCGTCCAGCTCCTGCTCCTGATGCTGACGTGGCAGCCCAAGCTGATCCTGCCGACCTTCTTCCTGTACCTCTTCGCCGCCGGCGCGTGGAACTACttccggcggcggccggcggggccgGCGCGGATGGAGCACTACGCCGACGGCGTGCACCCGGGCATGCTCGAGGAGGAGTTCGACGCGGGGCCGGCGTCGGGGACCCCACCGCACCTTGTGGAGTGGCGGTACCTGCAGCTctgggaggcggcggcgcgcgtccAGACGTTTATCGGGGACGTGGCCACGCAGGGGGagcgcgcgcacgcgctgctCGCGTGGAGGGACGGCCGCGCCACGGCGCTCgcgctcgcggcggcggccgcgctcgccgccgtgACCTACGCGGTGCCGTTCCGGGCGCTGGTGGCCGCCGCGGGGCTCTACGCGACGAGGCACCCGCTGCTGAGGCGGAGGAAGGGGCGGCCGTCGGCGCTGATGTGCTTCTTCCGGCGGCTGCCGTCCAATGCCGACGTCATGCTCTGA
- the LOC112902325 gene encoding MLO-like protein 4 — protein MAAEEGRSLAETPTWSVATVTTLMVAACFLVERSLSRFAKWLRKTKRKAMLAALEKVREELMLLGVISLLLSQTSRFISEICVPSSLFTSRFYMCSESDYKDLLQNAGANQTALEKTMFSSHSMHICSEGHEPFVSYEGLEQLHRFLFILGITHVVYTFVTVVLSMIKIYSWRKWETLAGPIAAEEMKARRNRVMRRQSTFVFHHASHPWSKNKILIWMLCFLRQFKGSIKRSDYLALRLGFVTYHKLPHSYDFHKYMVRSMEDDYNGSIGISWPLWAYAIVCILVNVHGINIYFWLSFLPVILVLLVGTELQHVIAQLALEVAEATAPYVGTQLKLRDDLFWFGKPRVLWWLIQFISFQNAFELATFLWSLWELSAQTCFMKHYYMIVIRLISGLLVQFWCSYSTLPLNVIISQMGSKFKKSLVSENVRESLHSWCKRVKDRNRQSALLSRNGTVTARSVCSLDTTYETDHETNTVCTLSRTASATSLDDQLTVGTVDDDDDEPSGIEKDV, from the exons atggcggcggaggaggggcggtcGCTGGCGGAGACGCCCACCTGGTCGGTGGCCACCGTCACCACGCTCATGGTCGCCGCCTGCTTCCTCGTCGAGCGCTCCCTCTCGCGCTTCGCAAAG TGGCTGCGCAAGACCAAGCGGAAGGCCATGCTCGCCGCGCTCGAGAAGGTCCGCGAAG AGCTGATGCTGCTCGGCGTCATCTCGCTGCTGCTGAGCCAGACGTCGCGCTTCATATCCGAGATCTGTGTGCCCTCGTCGCTCTTCACCAGCCGCTTCTACATGTGCTCGGAGAGCGACTACAAGGACCTTCTGCAGAACGCGGGCGCCAACCAGACGGCtctggagaagaccatgtttagCAGCCACTCAATGCACATCTGCAGCGAG GGCCATGAGCCTTTCGTTTCGTACGAGGGCCTCGAACAGCTGCATCGGTTTTTGTTCATCCTTGGTATCACTCATGTGGTGTACACTTTTGTAACGGTGGTTCTGTCCATGATCAAG ATATATAGCTGGAGGAAATGGGAGACGCTAGCAGGTCCTATTGCTGCTGAGGAGATGAAAG CTAGGAGAAACAGGGTGATGCGAAGGCAGTCTACCTTTGTTTTTCACCATGCTTCTCATCCATGGAGCAAAAACAAAATACTTATTTGGATG CTGTGCTTTCTGCGTCAATTCAAGGGTTCCATCAAAAGGTCAGACTATTTGGCACTGAGGTTGGGCTTTGTCACA TATCACAAGCTACCACATTCATATGACTTCCACAAATACATGGTACGGAGCATGGAAGATGATTACAATGGGTCTATTGGTATCAG TTGGCCACTTTGGGCGTATGCGATCGTATGCATATTGGTCAATGTTCATG GTATCAACATATATTTCTGGCTATCCTTTCTTCCTGTAATT TTGGTCCTTCTAGTGGGTACTGAACTTCAGCATGTCATCGCTCAGTTGGCTCTGGAAGTCGCAGAGGCAACAGCGCCTTATGTGGGCACACAACTCAAACTGCGGGATGATCTCTTTTGGTTTGGAAAACCTCGGGTCCTCTGGTGGCTCATACAGTTCATTTCATTTCAG AATGCCTTTGAGCTGGCAACATTCTTATGGTCTCTG TGGGAACTGAGTGCTCAAACATGCTTCATGAAGCACTATTACATGATTGTCATCCGCTTGATTTCTGG GCTGCTAGTTCAATTTTGGTGCAGCTACAGCACACTGCCCCTTAACGTGATTATTTCTCAG ATGGGGTCCAAGTTCAAGAAGTCGCTGGTGTCGGAGAACGTGAGGGAGTCGCTCCACAGCTGGTGCAAGAGGGTCAAGGACCGGAACCGGCAGAGCGCTCTCTTATCGCGGAACGGGACGGTCACGGCGAGGTCCGTGTGCTCCCTCGACACCACCTACGAGACCGACCACGAGACGAACACGGTGTGCACGCTGTCGAGGACGGCGTCGGCGACGTCGCTGGACGACCAGCTCACCGTCGGCAccgtcgacgacgacgacgacgagccgTCCGGCATCGAGAAGGATGTCTGA
- the LOC112902326 gene encoding nifU-like protein 2, chloroplastic isoform X1, which yields MQTAAAAAAAAAVAWAPGPSPSTSSSSSPSPFRVGVASTAVPASSAPRLVAASAPLGRRRRRQAVVQAVANPDPAIELPLTAENVEMVLDEVRPYLMADGGNVALHEIDGNVVRLKLQGACGSCPASVTTMKMGIERRLMEKIPEIVAVEPIADEETGLELTQENIEKVLDEIRPYLAGTGGGELEFVAIEEPIVKVRLTGPAAGVMTVRVALTQKLREKIPKIAAVQLLS from the exons atgcagacggcggcggcggcggcggcggcggcggctgtggcGTGGGCGCCGGGCCcatcgccgtccacctcctcctcctcctcgccttcCCCCTTCAGG GTGGGGGTTGCCTCGACGGCCGTGCCGGCTTCTTCCGCGCCCAGGCTGGTCGCCGCGTCTGCGCCCCTGggtcgtcggcggcggcggcaag CAGTGGTTCAAGCTGTTGCCAACCCAGACCCTGCGATCGAGCTGCCGTTGACTGCTGAAAATGTTGAGATGGTGTTGGATGAAGTAAGGCCATATCTTATGGCAGATGGaggaaatgttgcattgcatgagaTTGACGGGAATGTCGTGAGGTTAAAGCTGCAAGGAGCATGTGGCTCATGCCCGGCATCAGTAACAACGATGAAGATGGGTATCGAGCGACGCTTGATGGAGAAAATACCAGAGATTGTAGCAGTTGAACCCATCGCTGATGAGGAGACTGGGCTTGAGTTGACCCAAGAGAACATCGAAAAG GTACTTGATGAGATTAGGCCGTACCTTGCTGGCACAGGAGGTGGTGAGCTCGAGTTTGTTGCAATCGAGGAACCTATTGTCAAGGTTAGGCTTACAGGACCAGCTGCTGGTGTGATGACTGTTCGAGTTGCCCTTACTCAGAAACTCCGAGAAAAGATCCCTAAGATTGCAGCAGTCCAGCTATTGTCATAA
- the LOC112902326 gene encoding nifU-like protein 2, chloroplastic isoform X2 → MQTAAAAAAAAAVAWAPGPSPSTSSSSSPSPFRVGVASTAVPASSAPRLVAASAPLGRRRRRQVVQAVANPDPAIELPLTAENVEMVLDEVRPYLMADGGNVALHEIDGNVVRLKLQGACGSCPASVTTMKMGIERRLMEKIPEIVAVEPIADEETGLELTQENIEKVLDEIRPYLAGTGGGELEFVAIEEPIVKVRLTGPAAGVMTVRVALTQKLREKIPKIAAVQLLS, encoded by the exons atgcagacggcggcggcggcggcggcggcggcggctgtggcGTGGGCGCCGGGCCcatcgccgtccacctcctcctcctcctcgccttcCCCCTTCAGG GTGGGGGTTGCCTCGACGGCCGTGCCGGCTTCTTCCGCGCCCAGGCTGGTCGCCGCGTCTGCGCCCCTGggtcgtcggcggcggcggcaag TGGTTCAAGCTGTTGCCAACCCAGACCCTGCGATCGAGCTGCCGTTGACTGCTGAAAATGTTGAGATGGTGTTGGATGAAGTAAGGCCATATCTTATGGCAGATGGaggaaatgttgcattgcatgagaTTGACGGGAATGTCGTGAGGTTAAAGCTGCAAGGAGCATGTGGCTCATGCCCGGCATCAGTAACAACGATGAAGATGGGTATCGAGCGACGCTTGATGGAGAAAATACCAGAGATTGTAGCAGTTGAACCCATCGCTGATGAGGAGACTGGGCTTGAGTTGACCCAAGAGAACATCGAAAAG GTACTTGATGAGATTAGGCCGTACCTTGCTGGCACAGGAGGTGGTGAGCTCGAGTTTGTTGCAATCGAGGAACCTATTGTCAAGGTTAGGCTTACAGGACCAGCTGCTGGTGTGATGACTGTTCGAGTTGCCCTTACTCAGAAACTCCGAGAAAAGATCCCTAAGATTGCAGCAGTCCAGCTATTGTCATAA
- the LOC112902327 gene encoding uncharacterized protein LOC112902327 — protein MVIQSLRNFFSDLTYYHEIDLANMTPEVKKAVTDQRMKRYKIICYCGTAIMVGTDKAALLNRVYQYNHTAAQICTIYLTIALVSMLLGIIASSGPNSAPCAMPVAWNGTLQVFLYLNAYFHLSIMEVYPEFLHLTILFMVTSVLFGIYWSFCARDPTVRLLDAANHE, from the exons ATGGTAATTCAGAGCCTTCGCAACTTTTTCAGTGACCTGACCTATTATCATGAGATAGACCTTGCAAACATGACACCTGAG GTGAAAAAGGCTGTTACAGACCAAAGAATGAAGCGGTACAAAATTATCTGTTACTGTGGTACAGCGATTATGGTGGGGACTGATAAAGCAGCTCTGCTCAACAGGGTCTATCAATACAACCATACAGCTGCACAGATATGCACGATATACCTCACGATCGCATTGGTTTCTATGCTACTAGGCATTATCGCCTCTTCTGGTCCCAACTCCGCGCCTTGTGCAATGCCAGTTGCATGGAATGGCACTTTGCAAGTGTTTCTGTACCTGAATGCGTACTTCCATTTAAGTATTATGGAGGTTTATCCAGAGTTTCTACACCTAACAATATTGTTTATGGTCACATCCGTGCTTTTTGGCATTTATTGGTCTTTCTGTGCACGAGATCCCACA gtgcgtttgttggaCGCTGCAAATCATGAGTAG
- the LOC112903518 gene encoding short-chain dehydrogenase TIC 32, chloroplastic-like, whose amino-acid sequence MLERVADNWWLAREAVSAVMGLWGWPWGRRGPSGFGSASTAEEVTAGVDATNLTAIVTGATNGIGKETARVLALRGAKVIIPARTLASGQKVKESLADQVPSSKLHVMEMDLSSLSSVRNFARSFDSSHEHLNILINNAGIMACPYQISEDGIELQFATNHVGHFLLTSLLLDKMKSTARETGVQGRIINVSSVAHKRSDGTCFELKKLNDKARYHPFIAYSHSKLANILHANELSRRFQEEGCNLTANSLHPGVIFTNIVRYIAGNSALLPVLSPLAKLVLKGVPQGAATTCYLALHPDLKNVSGKYFADCNEATPTAVARDAELAKKVWLFSEELVGTNAASKPK is encoded by the exons ATGCTTGAGCGGGTGGCTGACAACTGGTGGCTGGCGAGGGAGGCGGTGTCGGCGGTGATGGGGCTCTGGGGCTGGCCGTGGGGGCGGCGGGGCCCGTCGGGCTTCGGCTCGGCCTCCACCGCCGAGGAGGTCACCGCCGGCGTCGACGCCACCAATCTCACCGCCATCGTCACAG GAGCTACAAACGGGATTGGAAAGGAAACAGCTAGAGTTCTAGCGCTGCGGGGAGCGAAAGTGATCATACCAGCAAGGACACTGGCGAGTGGCCAGAAGGTCAAAGAGAGCCTTGCAGACCAGGTCCCAAGCTCCAAGCTTCATGTCATGGAGATGGACCTGAGCTCCCTCAGCTCCGTCCGCAACTTCGCACGGTCCTTCGACTCGTCGCATGAGCACCTGAACATCCTCAT AAACAATGCAGGGATTATGGCCTGCCCTTACCAGATATCCGAggatgggattgagctgcagtTTGCGACGAATCATGTTG GCCATTTCTTGCTGACAAGTCTCCTACTCGACAAGATGAAATCAACTGCCAGAGAGACCGGTGTGCAAGGCAGGATCATAAACGTATCTTCAGTCGCACATAAAAGAAGTGATGGAACATGCTTTGAGCTGAAAAAGCTAAACGACAAGGCTAG GTACCACCCATTCATTGCTTATTCACATTCCAAATTGGCCAATATTCTCCATGCAAATGAGCTGTCCAGGCGTTTTCAG GAAGAAGGATGCAATCTAACAGCGAATTCCCTGCACCCTGGAGTAATCTTCACTAATATCGTCCGCTATATCGCAGGAAACA GTGCGCTACTTCCAGTTCTCTCCCCACTGGCAAAACTAGTTCTGAAGGGCGTACCCCAG GGAGCTGCAACTACTTGCTACCTGGCATTGCACCCAGATCTGAAAAATGTATCCGGCAAGTACTTTGCGGATTGCAATGAAGCGACACCAACCGCGGTCGCAAGAGATGCAGAGCTGGCGAAGAAGGTATGGTTGTTCAGTGAAGAGCTTGTAGGGACCAATGCGGCGAGCAAACCCAAATGA